The DNA region tcataacttaagctacagaggtccaaatgaggcagttctagttgcgttggaaagctaacatccggggcttcgtaacgatataaaatttgtcatagttgccttGCTGTTAGGCAATGCACACGCGTGAATGATGCGTACGCATAGATAGTGCAgcagacaagcgacgcgtacgcgtgacagagccacgtgctggatgtatcagaaatcgctgggggtgatttctgggctatttttgacccattttttggcccaaaaaatatagattagaggctgcaaAGTGGTGGAATCGGGAGATTActttcattcacacaattttaggttttagatgtagtttctagagattttaggatttctcttagttttgggtttatttcttcccaattccaggtttaatgttcctttaatttagttctcttatactcttatttattctagcactttggtttatctatttctcttgttgattcgcttcttttcaaatttagtttatgaactccatgttagatttgattttctatttaatgcaatttgaggtatttcatatttatgattgctttcttcaatttatgttattgatgctttcaattgttTGTTTGGATTTgattatctcttattgcttttctatgtttttatgtggtgccttccaagtatttaataaaatgcttgggagggttttaaattagctttttatgtcttcttggctttggtagagtaattggagactcttgagttatcaaactcctttgtgattgataattggaagttgctggttgatttggatccctctaaagctagtctttcctaaggagttgactaggacttgaggaatcaaattgatttgtccacttgacttttcttcatagttagaggttaactaagtgggagcaatgaacaattctcatcacaattgataaggataactaggataggacgtccagttctcatacctttccaagagcttttctagttattagtctATTCCttttaccatttactattcttgatTCTTATCTTAaataaaccccaaaaagatacctTTACATGACCAAttataagaacacttccctgcaattccttgagagatgacctgaggtttgaatacttcggttattaaatttattaggagtttgttacttgtgacaaccaaacttttgtatgaaaggattattgttggtttagaaactatactagcaatgtgatttcaattgtgaaattctagaccacacaaaaatatGATCGTCAATATGTATGTATACTTTTAGGTGCCGTAATACCTTACCACATCTAAATTATGGCTATAGCGTAAGGCTttgtgtgatagggtgttacaggGTTCACAACTGATGTAGCGTAATGGCAATGAGGCTGAGTCGCTCACAGAGACAAATCCATGTTCGAGTGCGAGTAAGGTGGTTGTGGTTAATTAGGGTTACAATGAGGTTTAGGAGAGAAAATTTTGAATATAGAGGGAAGTGAAGGGATCGATGTAGATGTCATTGACGGCGACGCCGTTGATAAATAAAGGGTTAGTTTTGACAATCAAATCTTCTGGTCATTGTTGACTCTAAATGCGTGGAGGTTCCTGGATTAGGATCTGAGAGAGTCGCGATTATTGATGGATAGGATAGTATTGATGTTGGTCTTGGTACGAGAAAGGATGGTGGAGAGATGATTTTTAATGATGTAGACGAGGGAGTGGATATCTCTCTTTGTCTtgagtttgagagagagagagagagggttagtaagtgaaagaagaaggaggagtaaGAGTTACCTTTTGATTTTTGTGGCAAAAGATTAAGTAACAATGGTAGAAAAGGGAGAAAGATTAACACTGGAAagatgatacataatataggtgGAGGAGGAAAAATGATTAGAAGCGAGATGATAATGTAAAgggtaatttagaaattaaaaaaaattaatagagtcAACTCTCAATTTAATAATTAGGTAGTATtgtcaaagaaaattaattttttatagttataATATTGGATGAACCAcaaaaatgcatatgattttttttatactgACAAAAATGCTTCCAAATTTTGTTATCCACAAAAAATATcctcaaattatttaaaaatgcgACAAAAATGTCCAAAaagaatatgattttttttataagtagCAGAGGATTTTTGTATTTGACAAATTGCTTATgcatttgatctaaaattttataggagtatttagataactatttagaaaataaaaaaaaactggataAAAATTTCAtctctagattttttttaaaaaagtattattagttattgacaaaaaatttacaaaaaaaaatacactttacaaaaaatcaccaaattttaaaagtaaaattatctcatttttttaattatacttacaaaaatttatatcaaaatttgatagcaaaaatatttttgagaatatatatgttggccatttttattatatttttgaataatataaaaaatttttgttaataacaaaattCAGAAATATTTTTACCAACGCATTCTTAGTAATTTATCtttataatgttattttattttttataattaattttatcaacTGGTTAAATTTTTGGTGGTGCAGCTCTTAACCAAACAGGTAAACCTACCATTTGTCTAAGCCTTGAGGTGCATTTAAGCTTAAGGATTTGTTTGGTTGAGGAACAAAAATGAGGTGAAATTTGACAAGGTGAGTTTCATGTGTGTATTTAGTATTTACTCATCATTCTCGTCAATAAAAATCTTCAGCCTACTTTttactttcaagtttcaaccaAACATAGCCTAAGGGTCTGCTACATGTTACACAAAATTATAGTTTTGTAAGACACGAAAATATGATTCGGCCGTAAATAGACCCAAGCCCAATTCCTAACGAGTGGCGGAACTCAgtgtctctctctctttctctgagCACTGTCTGTCTGACTAACTGTTACAGTTCCATTGATTCTCCCTCCACTCCATTCTACAGTCTACACCATACCAATCATTTCCGTAcacacccctctctctctctctctctctctgaaagaTCTCTGAGAAACATGGGAACGGAGGATGAAGCAGCGCCGCCATCGTCGtctctggtgaagaagaagaaacagggtttggggtggatagaatggATCAGAGGCTGGATGGTGGTGGTTCAGGAGATGCTATTTCAGCGGATCATGGCTTCCCACTTGCACAACCCTATGCCACTTCCTCCCATCAACGACCTCACCTGCATTGTCACCGGATCCACCAGCGGCATTGGCCGTGAAATCGCAAGGTTGCCCTTCCTCCTCTCTTTTAAAACTCTCCAATTTTGTTGTGTCATTATGACTAAAGTTGTAATTTTCGGAAATGGATGTGTTGTTTTTGAGCAAGAATTATTGGCAGTTTTGGAAGCAAAAAATATGAACAAGTACTAGTGGTTGTCATTATTCATTTCATTGAATGAAGTACTGTGTTGGTAGCCATTAATTGATATGAAGTAGTTCAATAGAATTTAAATATATGTAGTAGCTATATGACCCACTTGCCAAGTAATTATCAAAcatattacatttttttttttggttgtgttTTTTGTTTCTCTTGACTTTTCTGCTTTACATTACATTAACGATTACACACATTAACTATGTGCGTGTTTCCCTCCTTCCTACTTGGTTAACCTGCAATGGTTGTATTTAAGATTTCACATAGCATGGTAAAATAGAAAAGGTAAAATCGTGGAACTAAGAGTGGAGTTGGTGTTGCTGTTGAAAAAATGTGGAGAAAGGAACAATTTTGAGAATTGGCATAGATCTATGATATTTAAACGTAGAAAAAATGGGAGACCCTTAACACCTACTTTCTACTTTTTCTATTTCTATCAGTCATTTAACATTTTTtggtttcttttataatttttttttaagctCTGAAAGGCGGCATgccaactttttttttctttagaaaaAATGTTTTGTGTTTATTCTTGCTCATCATGCAGGCAATTGGCACAAGCAGGGGCTCATGTTGTTATGGCTGTTAGGAACACAAAGGCAGCTCAAGAGTTGATACAGCAGTGGCAGATTGACTCTGAAGGGTTTTGTATTGCTCTCAATGTTGAGGTAATTCAATATGTGTATTTTTCATTGTGGTGTGTGGAAAGTCAAACTCACAATCTGGGATATTGAGCATGCTTTGATTTTTTTTACATGAATATATGATCTGTGGAATTATTTCTTGTTGGTCACTGTGTTTCGAACTTTGATATAGGGAATTCTGATTCCAGCAAAGCTATTTAAGAAATGTTCAAGAGTGGGATTATGTTTGAAAATCTGCTTGAATGTAAGAAACAAAGTAACACATTTACTTCTGATCATTGACATTTGGTTTTGGCTTAACTAGGTGATGCAACTTGATCTTCTCTCATTGGATTCTGTTGCAAGGTTTGCTGAAGCTTGGAATGCTCGCTCAGTTCCCGTGAATGCTCTAATTAACAATGCTGGAATCTTCTCCATTGGAGGTTGGTATTTCTGTTGTAATAATATGCTGAATTTTGGCATTTATTATCTTTTGCCCATCCTTCATAAACAGAGACAGAACTTGGTGCTAGGTTCTCTACTTTGTGATTTGTGAATTGTAAACGTGACTGTAATTTGGTGTCACATGTTATAAGTATATTTAGTTTTGAGGCTGAAATAAGGTTTTGGTCCTTATAAATGTGTAAAGTTTGGTTTCGTCTCTATACATTCAGTCCAACATTTCAAAAacatttgttttcagttgctATAAATATTTCACTTTGATAAAGGTGCCAACGTAGTATAAAATATTTGGTTTTGGTTCCCTGGAAAATTGCGATAAATTGATTTTAGGAAGTCCAAACTATTATTTGTTAAACTAAATTATTACAATTGTTTAGGGAAGTAAAAGAAATATATTCTCTGGTGCAACCAGAAGCCAACAAAACAATGGTAGGGACTTAAGATATTTAGAAACTTTGGTCATGAActcaaaaaaaaagtttataggTCCTAAGGCAAAAATTTGGAATATTTTTAAGAACCAAAATCTTATCTAAGCAGGCTTTTTATCATCTTTGCTGTGACAAACTTACCAAGCTTAAGGTATTGATAAATGCCTTCAATGATTCTACAACAATAATAGAGGTTTCAGAGAttctaattaaagaaaaaatacctaacaaGCTGTTTTTATCCTTATTCAGAGCCACAAAAGTTTTCGAAAGATGGTTACGAAGAACACTTGCAAGTGAATCATCTTGCTCCTGCTTTGCTCTCAGTACTTCTTTTGCCATCACTTATGCGGGGTTCTCCTAGTAGGATTGTGAATGTGAATTCTGTTGTAAGTCTCTTGCCATCTGAATGCAAATATGTATATAGGATGCAACTTGACAGTTGAGATAGCAAAGTTTTCTTCCCATCTATTTTTAATGACAATGTGTTTATTTTTCTACTGTTTACATTGaggaacaaaaaagaaaaaacttttcCTAAATTCTATTTGATAGATTAAGCTTTCGTTTTGTGCTTGGATCTTGTCAGAGTTTAGTCAATAGTGAATTTTGTTATTCCTAGGATGTtgacaattttattttttgacagaCTATTGTCTTCTCTTTAAACATCCCTTCTACTCATAAATCTTAGACAGATTTGtctttccattcctttccttATTTTCTGTAGATGCATTACGTTGGCTTTGTTGACCCCGAAGACATGAATGTTACGTCTGGTAAAAGGAAATATTCTAGTTTTATTGGGTACACAAGCAGCAAACTTGCAGAGGTAGACCTCCCTTCCCTTTTGAAGTTTTGAAAAACTAGATCTACATCTGTATGCCCTTAATCTAGGTGAGCATGCTTCTGTGTGCTGCATCTGTATTCAAATTGGTTCATTGGTTGTTTCAGTATTAATGAGTATTAAGGAAAGAGACCTTTGGATACATTTATTTGTGCACTGCCCTGTACTTTTTTAATGTGATTCTCAAATGGTTTTCTTTCATGCACAAAACGGTTTTAGCATTTTGGTTTATTAGGTAACTTTTGTATAATTGCATCTCATCCATGTTTGGTTTCAATAGTGAACCCTTGAATACTAGAGTCACCATTACAGTGTAATCATCGATTGTACTTAATTATACTTTTCCCTTTTCCCTTTTTTACTGTTTTCTAAAAGATAATGAGTAAAAGTTGAAAAAGGAGTTCTTGACTCTATTGCAGGTAATGTTTAGTAGTGTTCTTCATAAACGAATCCCTGCTGAAGCTGGCATCGGTGTAGTGTGTGTATCACCTGGAATTGTCCAGACCAATGTTGTAAGTCTTCTGAAGAATTTATATCTGTTTCAGAGTAGGATACATATACGACTTTACTGCTTAACTATTCTTATCTATGTATTTATATTCTGATGAATAATTCTCTATTCGGGTGAAATTTACTTCTGGTAAAGAAAActctttagttgttatttttgCAAATAGAGTTATCTCCTGTGATAGATGGGGCAAGTTTGGTACACACTAAACTTCATGGCTGATATTATGGAGTAATTGTGATTTCTTGTTAAAATAGCCGGCTTTAGATCTCGAGACCTATTAATTTTCCTTTTGCTATGGTGGGGGTATCTGTAGTCATTGTCTCTTTTGTTAAATTGCGTTATTCCAACTTTGTGTGATGCATGCAGGCAAGGGATCTTCCAAAAATTGTTCAAGCTGCTTACCGTTTGATACCTTACTTTATCTTTAATGCTCAAGAAGGTGAGTTCATCCATGTATTCATGCAAGAAGTAATCAACAGTATTGAGTTTTTCAGACACTATTGCCGCCACTGCCCATATGTTTCAGATTTGAGATGAGATGTGGCTGCATTAAAAGGAGCTTCCATTCTGTTTCGTTACCTATTTAGACTAAcattctttgaccttaaaattaaaatacatccATCTTTGTCTTGTATTACTGAAATGTGATCCACTATTTACAATCAAACTAGCCAAGCAGTTGATGGAATATTTTCGTAGAACCAATTATTTGTTGCAAATGCAGGTTCCCGGAGTGCGCTTTTTGCTGCCACAGATCCTTCAGTTTCAGAGTATTGTGAAATGCTGAGATCAGATGAGTGGCCCGTTTGTGCTTTTATTTCTCAAGATTGCCGTCCGGCAAATCCATCAGAAGAGTCGCACGAAGTTCAAACGCAATACGAAGTATGGGAGAAGACCTTGGAGATGATTGGCCTTCCTTCAGATGCCGTCGAGAGGCTTATAGAGGGACAGGAAGTCAAATGCCGTTATGGACAACTGCAGTAGTGACCTAAAGTGTATTCCACGCGCCGCAGCCAAATGTCATGTGAGGGCAGCAGTTTATTATTTATAGCAAGTGATGAGCATTACTAATAAACAGGTGTTTATATGTTTTAGCTTATTACCTAACATATTGATGGTCATGTTCAGGAGTAAGAACAAATTAAATTAGCACTATAGAAGCTTAGTGATTTCATAAATCATTGCATTTAAGTTCTTGTTGAATTTAGTTGAATACAAAACTAATTTTCTCTACTTGGCACCTTCTACTTCTAGGAGGATTTTAGATcgacttgaatttgttgctgatcAAATTGtgtccaaaaataaataaataaatacccaAACTGATATCTAAGGAATTTTTAGTCGGATATTTTAGTTcccaacaaatttttattttttaaaagtcttAAAGAATTATTTCTGTCAGACAGATTAGTTTTTGAATCGTTTTGAAGGATTAATTTGTTTTAGAGTGTATTTTTTAAGAACCtaattgttttataataaaatttgttaggggctttttttattcattatgtaTGTTGAAAAAATATTCAAAGTGATTGAGTGACTAATTTGTCCCATTatgtatattgaaaataaaaatttgttgaagactaaaatatctaatttaaaattttttgaagactAAATTaagtgtttatttaaaaaaaaagcacCATATCATGTGcggcttttcttttaatttaaattaaaaattactttatttatcaaatataaattagaaaagcACCATATCGTTTTTATAGtgctaattattaataatatggcGCTCTCCGTATAAAATGTATCATGTACTTGAGAGTTAACCAAATTCTGCATTTCTTAGGTATTAAACTCTGCTCTTATCTATAACACATCACTAACAGAATTCTTTTCCATTAGACAATTTCCGGAATCAAACGAGTCTTTGCAAATCGtgctcttattttatttatttgcaattTTTATACCCTGAATTTATGTGTTTAATAAATAAGCGAGACATTCCTCCGATACTACTTTATCTAACATTCAAATGGCAGAAGAATAAGGCTCCCACATATATGTTagtattagtattttttattcgtaataatttaaaaaaaatgatttaattttaattataatgagaGAGTAACATGTGccatattttggttgtaaaattagtaagaaaaaaaagaaaattctttaattttggaggaaaaaatttgatttcaatcgcaatgaaaaagtgacatgtggcacattttgacTCTAAAAGTAAAGatactagtgttaaacccgtgcgatgcacgAATTTACATTTTAGTTTAacatagtaaataaaaaataatattttataatcataaatttctCAAGTTTAATATAACACTATCACTgtcattatataataaacgtatttaatatgttattttatcttttttcaaagtAAAATGCAAATGAAACAGTTTAAAGTCTATGATATTCTTGAGCTATAAGAAAAGAGACCtgaaaaaataagaatatatatatatatatatatatatatatatatatatatatatatatatatatattttacactaAACTTTATATTATAAGGCTAATGAAAATTTATCGACAACCAAATATTTTACTAACCTCATTAGAAAAATAATTGGCATATGATATTGTGCTCCATGTTACACATTTTATTTCAAGTCTGAAAGtatagttaataaattagttatatctac from Arachis hypogaea cultivar Tifrunner chromosome 10, arahy.Tifrunner.gnm2.J5K5, whole genome shotgun sequence includes:
- the LOC112715707 gene encoding dehydrogenase/reductase SDR family member FEY yields the protein MGTEDEAAPPSSSLVKKKKQGLGWIEWIRGWMVVVQEMLFQRIMASHLHNPMPLPPINDLTCIVTGSTSGIGREIARQLAQAGAHVVMAVRNTKAAQELIQQWQIDSEGFCIALNVEVMQLDLLSLDSVARFAEAWNARSVPVNALINNAGIFSIGEPQKFSKDGYEEHLQVNHLAPALLSVLLLPSLMRGSPSRIVNVNSVMHYVGFVDPEDMNVTSGKRKYSSFIGYTSSKLAEVMFSSVLHKRIPAEAGIGVVCVSPGIVQTNVARDLPKIVQAAYRLIPYFIFNAQEGSRSALFAATDPSVSEYCEMLRSDEWPVCAFISQDCRPANPSEESHEVQTQYEVWEKTLEMIGLPSDAVERLIEGQEVKCRYGQLQ